In Apis mellifera strain DH4 linkage group LG10, Amel_HAv3.1, whole genome shotgun sequence, the genomic window ATTCTGGAGAAAAAATTGCCCCTgtgttaacaatatttattggaGGAAATCATGAAGCTTCAAATTATCTTCAAGAGTTACCATATGGTGGATGGGTAGCtcctaatatttattatttaggatATGCTAATGTAATAACAATAGGTGGAATTAGAATTGCAGGATTATCAGGCATTTATAAAAGTCAACATTGGATGCAAGGACATCATGAGAAACCaccatataatgaaaatacaatTAGAAGTGTATAccatattagaaatttagaaatatttagattaaaacaggtaatatatttgttttcttttttaatatatatcttaagtaaaataacaatagtttttgatttgttatattattttttattttattatatttcattattttattattcattattgttcattttatttatgatagtATTATTTGTAGCTTACtggtaatattgatattttcttatctcATGATTGGCCTTCAGGCATAACTAAATATggagatgaaaatattttattaaaaggaaaaCCATTTTTCAAGTAAGCTaatgaaagattttaaaattaatttttggaaatataaatatttgtaatagtttattttttcattgtagaaatgatattgaaaataatatgctTGGTAGTCCACCATGTATGGAACTTTTAGAACATCATTATCCAAATTATTGGTTTTCTGCACATTTACATTGTAAATTTGCAGCACTTGTTCCTGAAAAAGAAGGAACAAGAATAACTAAATTTCTAGCTCTAGATAAATGTcttccaaaaagaaaatttcttcaagtaattgaaataaaacataatttagatttaccattaaaattacattatgacTTAGAAtggttaacaatattatatttaacaaatcatTTATTGAGTGTCAAAAGTGGAATTCATTATATGCCTGGACAATATGGTAATACTAGATGGATATTTACACCAACTGTAGAGGAAAAGgcattagttttaaaaaaatttaattataatttacaaattccattaaattttacacaaaCAGTGAAACCATATAATCCTGATGCTATAGATATATCAGTGGAACCACCAcaattattagtaaatatCCAAACAACACATTTTTGTAATACTTTAGGCATTGATGATCCATctgttttattgttattaatgaataatacaaaagaatttaaatcaaatgaatCATTAATGGAAACATCATGTGAACAAATATCAAGTTCTCATGAAATTTCTGCTTCTTTTgatgaagataatattttaaattctacatTTGATGGAAGTTTAACTAATGATTCATTTAATCGAACATCACCATTAAATTTATCTCcaaaaagtaataatgaaGAACAAGaatcagaaataaataacagTAAAGATATTGTAAATGAAAGTCTTAACAGTTTATCATCAACAGTAAATTATGATTGTACAGATGATAGTGAGTGATACattattttgcattataaTGTATcacattattgttttaattaattatatagtaaaatatattgtttatatttcaggtaataatcatttcattcaaattgaaCCCAATTGTAAGAAGTTTAAGCGACGAaatcattctatatattcaaatactcTTTAACTggagcaaaatattttatttagtaattatatttaaaatgttttatttactaCAAAAATAGAGTTGTATATGAAAAACTTAAATGAATTGtgtgataaaaatatgtacataaaatataattcactatttgtaaaaaagttatttttttttacaagtataaaaataatatatgttaattatattttttatttactacaTTTAATTCACTTAATTCATtactgatttttttaaattgtttaattttatatatattatttttatatatccataTAAATAAGTTACACAAATGTTAGGTTAGAAActtgtatattatatgcataacGTACAAAGAAGTAATATTGGTTAAACGACGAAACTTTAAATACATTAGATTTTATTCaagtaattagaaaataaaatttccataatgatgattttatttacttttagtacattaaaatgaaattaattattattaacataatggATAAACTAACAATTATTTCGGGAACATTGTTTCTTGCTGCCGATGTATTCGCAATTGTAAGCCTTGCAATGCCTGATTGGATTATAACTGATGTCGGTGGtgagtaatatttttgtttattgattttttataataataatatgatttttatttaacgattcaataatttttattattttttattatttatataattttaaggtATTTCTGATGAAAATAGTAGTAAAAATCGTATATTgtcgttattttttatataaaatattttatattgtttatataaaatattttatattatttatataaaatattttattttgatttttttttcaggagaTACAAGATTAGGACTAATGTGGTCATGCATGACCCTGTATAATAGACCCCAAGTTTGTTATAGTCCAGATTTACAGCCAGAATGGTTTATGGCTCttgtttgtatttttgttGGTTGCATTTTGATAACAgctactataatattattagctAGTTCTCATTGGGATCGTAATGTCATCCCTTATGCAAGATGGGTAGGATTTACAGCTagtaagtataattaataatattaatttttttttaaaaataacattttttatacatcataaactttattttagtGGTACTATTTTGCTTAGCAGCTGTTATATTTCCAATGGGATTCCATATTGATGAAATTGGTGGACAACCATATCAATTACCAAATTCTCATCAAGTTGGCATTTCTTATATACTTTTTGTTTTAGCCTTATGGATTACAGtaatttcagaattatttgCTGGTAAAGTTTGTCTGCCACATTTTTAGCATCTTTCATTTTCTGAATGCATTTCTTTTATctgtttaatattcttaataagtATTACATACTTTGGAGGATttcaaactatataatatattataaaatacaataaaatacaataaaaataaaacttttaatacataaaattattttattaataaatatacagaatatgaataaaataagtaattattagAGGTATTACaggattctttatttattaaaatatattatttaagtgtaatttttatatgaattttatatattctcatattataataaaaaaattaaaattaaacgtaagtatttgaaacaataaataatttttaacaaatgatgattgaattttaataacatatatatacatatttttattatagtttttataaatcttagatatatattattataaatgtatatatatacatttccacaggaagtattattttattaagagcTCTTATCTacattatttggaaaatagaATGTAAATAAGATGTTTCGCAATGGGATTCTGTAACTTtactgttttattaaattattattttaaaattgtattaaatcattaaatttaatatgttagTATTTAATCTAAGAAGccataaaaaaagattgaaaaacagaaaagttacaaaattatacatatattaatccaAAAGCAAAACaacattaaattcataatatatatagaatcaatttagtaaacaataatttttactttttcactcttaatgcattttaataataagtatcttaaaataaattaagtattttaataataaaaacaaaaatacaaataattatttctaaatacaagcgtataatcattaaattaatctatttactaaacttgtttcaaaaaatggaaaatgtaaTCTTACATTtgttaatacataaaaaatacaatagcaataatatatatattttaaaagaatttataattaaagatacaACTTTGACACACACAAGACAATTTTGTACACaaatttcatgtatttttatttatacaatcttCCCCATTGATAATATTCGTATTCCatcttatcaattatttttttaatttgagaaatttatttttttatttttttatcaatataggattgatactttatatatatgtaaaaattctatatacatacatagaattttttatttatattttttctgattaaaaaatagCTAATTAAGCTAATATAtgctaaaataattgataggtTGGAATATGGGCGAAggttatatacaaaaataacttAAGGCATaaaatgtatctttttttagatatataaaatttgcatttcatagaaattttgTCATTAAAGTAGAAAAACCTTTCACTATTTTTGTTCTCTTTTCTACaagattattatgtatatgattTATACATTACAGATTCAtaatagaataagaaagatAT contains:
- the LOC551497 gene encoding lariat debranching enzyme isoform X1, encoding MRIAVEGCAHGELDIIYETIQEMEKTNGKKIDLLICCGDFQSIRNLSDLHCMAVPDKYKDMCTFYKYYSGEKIAPVLTIFIGGNHEASNYLQELPYGGWVAPNIYYLGYANVITIGGIRIAGLSGIYKSQHWMQGHHEKPPYNENTIRSVYHIRNLEIFRLKQLTGNIDIFLSHDWPSGITKYGDENILLKGKPFFKNDIENNMLGSPPCMELLEHHYPNYWFSAHLHCKFAALVPEKEGTRITKFLALDKCLPKRKFLQVIEIKHNLDLPLKLHYDLEWLTILYLTNHLLSVKSGIHYMPGQYGNTRWIFTPTVEEKALVLKKFNYNLQIPLNFTQTVKPYNPDAIDISVEPPQLLVIIISFKLNPIVRSLSDEIILYIQILFNWSKIFYLYIKMKLIIINIMDKLTIISGTLFLAADVFAIVSLAMPDWIITDVGGDTRLGLMWSCMTLYNRPQVCYSPDLQPEWFMALVCIFVGCILITATIILLASSHWDRNVIPYARWVGFTAMVLFCLAAVIFPMGFHIDEIGGQPYQLPNSHQVGISYILFVLALWITVISELFAGKVCLPHF
- the LOC551497 gene encoding lariat debranching enzyme isoform X2: MRIAVEGCAHGELDIIYETIQEMEKTNGKKIDLLICCGDFQSIRNLSDLHCMAVPDKYKDMCTFYKYYSGEKIAPVLTIFIGGNHEASNYLQELPYGGWVAPNIYYLGYANVITIGGIRIAGLSGIYKSQHWMQGHHEKPPYNENTIRSVYHIRNLEIFRLKQLTGNIDIFLSHDWPSGITKYGDENILLKGKPFFKNDIENNMLGSPPCMELLEHHYPNYWFSAHLHCKFAALVPEKEGTRITKFLALDKCLPKRKFLQVIEIKHNLDLPLKLHYDLEWLTILYLTNHLLSVKSGIHYMPGQYGNTRWIFTPTVEEKALVLKKFNYNLQIPLNFTQTVKPYNPDAIDISVEPPQLLVNIQTTHFCNTLGIDDPSVLLLLMNNTKEFKSNESLMETSCEQISSSHEISASFDEDNILNSTFDGSLTNDSFNRTSPLNLSPKSNNEEQESEINNSKDIVNESLNSLSSTVNYDCTDDSNNHFIQIEPNCKKFKRRNHSIYSNTL
- the LOC551497 gene encoding lariat debranching enzyme isoform X3, whose product is MRIAVEGCAHGELDIIYETIQEMEKTNGKKIDLLICCGDFQSIRNLSDLHCMAVPDKYKDMCTFYKYYSGEKIAPVLTIFIGGNHEASNYLQELPYGGWVAPNIYYLGYANVITIGGIRIAGLSGIYKSQHWMQGHHEKPPYNENTIRSVYHIRNLEIFRLKQLTGNIDIFLSHDWPSGITKYGDENILLKGKPFFKNDIENNMLGSPPCMELLEHHYPNYWFSAHLHCKFAALVPEKEGTRITKFLALDKCLPKRKFLQVIIISFKLNPIVRSLSDEIILYIQILFNWSKIFYLYIKMKLIIINIMDKLTIISGTLFLAADVFAIVSLAMPDWIITDVGGDTRLGLMWSCMTLYNRPQVCYSPDLQPEWFMALVCIFVGCILITATIILLASSHWDRNVIPYARWVGFTAMVLFCLAAVIFPMGFHIDEIGGQPYQLPNSHQVGISYILFVLALWITVISELFAGKVCLPHF